In one Methanothrix sp. genomic region, the following are encoded:
- a CDS encoding Nre family DNA repair protein — MAVRCITCKGRGLCGRPVCPLLIKLEELAALPRIGNRLSGESPPEVFVGRHGYPVVRAGPLVPVGASPGQPALDIFRIISMRTRMIRSELEIHVHDAKKPGRLLESAQHIAMSSKPVETEVSFVKPPEGRMLFDGVLSPMGPGGRIEDMDITGNPSVPRKVDQLVGDTDVRASSAVCELYSSSISIDHISRLLSMGLLGHDRRLVPTRWAITASDDIIGNALRSRVLDMPEMVGYELYSGGILGNHFEILLMPGAYSFELIEIWHPGSAWSPERLWIGSDREGSTGRRSYSTLAGGYYAARLPVLEHLLRIKRQAGVLALREITEEYWAPLGVWVVRDAARAALSSRPMRFESLDEAIRSAESRMRSKSSDWRRYSNAFSRQTTLLSFFPAQGKECVSGREHNPT; from the coding sequence ATGGCGGTAAGATGCATAACATGCAAGGGGCGCGGCCTCTGCGGCCGGCCTGTGTGTCCGCTGCTGATTAAGCTCGAGGAGCTTGCAGCCCTGCCAAGAATAGGGAATCGTCTCTCGGGGGAATCACCGCCTGAGGTCTTCGTCGGAAGGCACGGATATCCGGTTGTGAGAGCCGGTCCACTGGTGCCAGTAGGTGCCTCACCTGGGCAGCCGGCGCTTGATATCTTCAGAATAATCTCTATGAGAACCAGGATGATCAGGTCAGAGCTCGAGATACACGTCCACGATGCAAAAAAACCGGGAAGACTTCTTGAGAGCGCCCAGCATATAGCAATGTCCAGCAAGCCTGTGGAGACCGAGGTCTCTTTCGTCAAACCCCCTGAGGGAAGAATGCTCTTCGATGGCGTCCTCTCTCCCATGGGTCCGGGCGGCAGGATCGAGGACATGGATATCACAGGCAACCCGTCTGTTCCCAGGAAGGTCGACCAGCTGGTGGGCGATACAGATGTCAGGGCATCCTCTGCAGTCTGTGAGCTCTACAGCTCCTCGATCAGCATCGATCACATCTCACGCCTCCTCTCCATGGGCCTGCTGGGGCATGACCGCAGGCTCGTTCCCACAAGGTGGGCGATAACAGCATCAGATGACATCATTGGAAACGCCCTGCGCAGCCGCGTCCTTGATATGCCTGAGATGGTTGGATACGAGCTCTACTCAGGGGGCATCCTGGGAAACCACTTCGAGATACTCCTCATGCCCGGGGCGTATTCTTTTGAGCTCATAGAGATATGGCATCCCGGATCCGCATGGTCCCCTGAGCGTCTCTGGATAGGATCTGATCGCGAAGGAAGTACAGGCAGACGATCGTACAGCACGCTTGCCGGCGGGTATTACGCTGCACGCCTGCCTGTGCTTGAGCATCTTCTCCGGATTAAAAGACAGGCGGGGGTCCTGGCGCTCAGGGAGATCACGGAGGAATACTGGGCACCGCTGGGAGTGTGGGTCGTGAGAGATGCAGCAAGAGCAGCCCTCTCATCGCGCCCCATGAGGTTCGAGAGCCTGGATGAGGCGATCAGGTCAGCGGAGAGCAGGATGAGGTCAAAGTCGAGCGATTGGAGGCGTTACTCAAATGCATTCTCCCGCCAGACCACACTCTTATCCTTCTTCCCGGCGCAGGGAAAAGAATGTGTATCGGGGAGAGAGCACAACCCCACGTGA
- a CDS encoding radical SAM protein — protein MRVLLLASPVVQPDFDRIARIPDLGLVSLAAAVDDLCEVHVADLHGIRDPDGFVRRHANRYDLIGLTAMSFQYARALELARIAKDAGAEVVIGGYHPTLFYREIGSSSDLMLVDYIVRGEGEMTFRELVSALIKGSPLDDVLGLSYRSGSEMKHNPPRPLLAPEEIEMPNRDARLITDGFYAFDVPVDSVETSRGCTQGCKFCSINSMYGRSFRKFEIKRVIEDIQDAEEHGAGSIFFPDDNITLDVKRLEAICDAIIDAGLTHLRYKTQASASGIASSERLVKKMGEAGFDGVFLGVESASKRNLQFFGKGRMSDHAERAVRYLHDNDIIVSTGLIGGNPDDTAEDIWANFHLARQLKVDFPIFYINTPYPKTPMREELERMGLITNNDFRLYDGLHANVRTKHLSAAEVQYITWEMNARYYNWEWFKYNKVKRLYPRWFAREALRLAPMYAKRKLELLLRIKSRKDLFLEDLARGELCKGVA, from the coding sequence ATGCGCGTTCTGCTCCTCGCCTCGCCGGTGGTGCAGCCGGACTTCGACAGGATCGCCAGGATACCTGACCTCGGCCTCGTCTCGCTCGCAGCTGCGGTTGACGATCTATGTGAGGTGCATGTCGCCGACCTCCACGGCATAAGGGATCCTGACGGGTTTGTGAGGAGGCATGCGAACCGCTACGATCTGATAGGGCTCACAGCGATGAGCTTTCAGTATGCGAGAGCCCTCGAGCTCGCCAGGATCGCGAAGGACGCAGGCGCAGAGGTTGTGATCGGCGGCTACCACCCCACGCTCTTCTACAGGGAGATCGGCTCCAGCAGCGATCTGATGCTTGTGGATTACATCGTCAGGGGTGAGGGGGAGATGACCTTCAGGGAGCTCGTGAGCGCTCTTATCAAAGGCAGCCCTCTCGATGATGTCCTGGGGCTCTCCTACAGATCCGGATCGGAGATGAAGCACAACCCTCCCAGACCCCTCCTTGCTCCGGAGGAGATCGAGATGCCCAACAGGGATGCCCGCCTGATCACAGATGGTTTCTACGCGTTTGATGTTCCGGTGGACTCGGTGGAGACGAGCAGGGGTTGCACACAGGGCTGCAAGTTCTGCTCGATAAACAGCATGTACGGCAGGAGCTTCCGCAAGTTTGAGATCAAGAGGGTGATAGAGGACATACAGGATGCGGAGGAGCACGGCGCTGGCTCGATATTCTTCCCAGATGATAACATCACTTTGGATGTCAAGAGACTCGAGGCGATTTGCGATGCCATCATCGATGCAGGTCTGACGCATCTGCGGTACAAGACACAGGCATCCGCATCAGGCATCGCCTCCAGTGAGAGGCTCGTTAAAAAGATGGGCGAGGCGGGTTTCGATGGCGTCTTCCTCGGCGTTGAGAGCGCCAGCAAGAGGAACCTCCAGTTTTTCGGAAAGGGGAGAATGTCGGATCATGCAGAGCGTGCTGTGAGGTATCTCCACGATAACGACATCATAGTGTCCACAGGTCTTATCGGTGGAAATCCGGATGACACAGCAGAGGACATTTGGGCGAACTTCCATCTCGCAAGACAGCTCAAAGTCGATTTTCCGATATTTTATATCAACACACCCTACCCCAAGACCCCGATGCGCGAGGAGCTGGAGCGGATGGGGCTGATAACGAACAACGACTTCAGGCTCTACGATGGTCTTCACGCCAATGTTCGCACGAAGCATCTGAGCGCCGCGGAGGTACAGTACATCACTTGGGAGATGAACGCCAGGTACTACAACTGGGAGTGGTTCAAGTACAACAAGGTCAAGAGGCTGTATCCGAGATGGTTCGCGAGGGAGGCACTGCGGCTGGCTCCGATGTACGCGAAAAGAAAGCTCGAGCTCCTGCTGAGGATAAAGAGCAGAAAAGATCTATTCCTGGAAGATCTGGCGCGCGGGGAGCTGTGCAAGGGCGTTGCATGA
- a CDS encoding radical SAM protein yields the protein MAPRVLFTTVYKNDDEPYDYIGSNSRSRWFRFYWPRIQSFGLRFLKQNIPELEILEYPTWDEYLRKLDEGWDVVGFSFYLNETHEILEMVEAARARGINELWAGNYGALTPEIQDRFDRVFVGYAEHQVAPYFGRRIEKVIHPPLIEYLSTPFGLKLNIYGILFTTRGCGVGCKFCQTPCFAPKPTPIPLESIERVVNYYKKNNINVVIIEDENFGANRRHADRVVEILDEYDMVWGCMARADYLREKIDEWVAMRRRVARRDGSARRMVSGFAGAAIGIENLHQERLDDIKKREGVDEIVETIKLLQSHGMGTVGYYMIGFEDDTVSSIDQDIKRVAELKLDITQICVLTPLPQTQLWNEIQERYGIFDHDYHHFDGKHLVWNHPHISPKEMEEVLDRSLKRVYPWTAPLRTSARVWRNAYRYAGLQGLKEVFSYITRANSFDFETNVPRLLV from the coding sequence ATGGCCCCAAGGGTGCTCTTCACAACGGTCTACAAGAACGATGACGAGCCCTACGACTACATAGGCTCCAACTCGAGGAGCAGATGGTTCAGGTTCTACTGGCCCAGGATACAGTCATTCGGCCTCAGGTTTTTGAAGCAGAACATCCCCGAGCTGGAGATCCTGGAGTACCCGACATGGGATGAGTATCTTCGCAAGCTTGATGAGGGCTGGGATGTCGTTGGATTCTCGTTTTACCTCAACGAGACGCACGAGATCCTGGAGATGGTGGAGGCTGCGAGGGCCAGGGGAATCAATGAGCTGTGGGCCGGCAACTACGGCGCCCTGACCCCTGAGATACAGGACAGGTTCGACAGGGTCTTTGTGGGGTATGCAGAGCACCAGGTGGCCCCGTATTTTGGGAGAAGGATCGAGAAGGTGATACATCCCCCGCTGATTGAGTACCTCTCCACACCCTTCGGGCTGAAGCTGAACATCTACGGAATCCTCTTCACAACAAGGGGTTGTGGAGTGGGTTGCAAATTCTGCCAGACACCGTGCTTCGCGCCAAAGCCAACGCCGATACCACTTGAGAGCATCGAGAGGGTAGTGAACTACTACAAGAAGAACAACATCAACGTGGTGATAATAGAGGACGAGAACTTCGGGGCGAACAGGAGGCATGCGGACAGGGTCGTTGAGATTCTGGATGAGTACGACATGGTCTGGGGATGCATGGCCAGGGCTGATTACCTCAGGGAGAAGATAGATGAGTGGGTGGCGATGAGGCGACGCGTGGCCAGGCGTGATGGAAGCGCGCGGAGGATGGTGAGCGGCTTCGCAGGCGCTGCCATCGGAATCGAGAACCTCCACCAGGAGCGCCTGGATGATATAAAGAAGCGTGAGGGTGTTGACGAGATCGTGGAGACGATAAAGCTCCTCCAGAGCCATGGCATGGGCACCGTCGGATACTACATGATCGGATTCGAGGATGATACTGTGAGCTCGATAGATCAGGATATAAAGAGGGTCGCAGAGCTCAAGCTCGATATAACCCAGATATGCGTGCTCACGCCGCTGCCTCAGACGCAGCTCTGGAACGAGATCCAGGAGCGCTACGGCATATTCGATCATGATTACCATCACTTCGACGGAAAGCACCTTGTCTGGAACCATCCCCACATATCCCCGAAGGAGATGGAGGAGGTGCTCGATAGATCCCTCAAGCGCGTCTACCCCTGGACCGCCCCGCTGAGAACATCCGCGCGGGTTTGGAGGAATGCGTACCGGTATGCAGGTCTCCAGGGGCTGAAGGAGGTCTTCTCATACATAACAAGAGCGAACAGCTTCGACTTCGAGACGAACGTTCCAAGGCTTCTGGTATGA
- a CDS encoding DUF2284 domain-containing protein yields the protein MTDRHGLRIDFDEVLSKLKEIHPDIRLISTGIVVVGEWVRWKCRYGCRAYGKHLCCPPYAPTPEETRRMLEDYDFAVLARFSPTPTPGYEPRRLHHYLWDSLTALHRTIFELERQAFLMGCYKAFGMGAMPCTFCETCIAEEKIARGEAPVKADAVLCRHKDMMRPSLEACGIDVFATLRNAGCDLRVLKAYQERFSLFGMVLLD from the coding sequence ATGACAGACCGACATGGCCTCAGGATCGATTTTGATGAAGTGCTCAGCAAGCTCAAAGAGATCCATCCGGATATCAGGCTGATCTCCACGGGAATCGTGGTCGTGGGCGAGTGGGTCAGATGGAAGTGCAGGTACGGGTGCAGGGCGTACGGGAAGCATCTCTGCTGCCCGCCATACGCCCCGACACCTGAGGAGACCAGGAGGATGCTTGAAGATTATGATTTCGCGGTGCTGGCAAGGTTCTCACCCACGCCGACTCCTGGATACGAGCCGCGGAGGCTTCACCATTACCTCTGGGATTCGCTCACAGCGCTCCACAGGACCATATTTGAGCTCGAGCGCCAGGCGTTTCTTATGGGATGCTACAAGGCGTTTGGTATGGGGGCGATGCCCTGCACCTTCTGCGAGACGTGCATCGCGGAGGAGAAGATCGCCAGGGGCGAGGCGCCCGTTAAAGCGGACGCTGTGCTCTGCAGGCACAAGGATATGATGCGGCCGTCGCTTGAGGCGTGCGGCATAGACGTCTTTGCCACTCTGAGAAACGCCGGCTGCGATCTAAGGGTTTTAAAAGCCTATCAGGAGCGCTTTAGCCTGTTCGGGATGGTGCTCCTGGACTGA